The following are encoded in a window of Flavobacterium sp. WC2421 genomic DNA:
- a CDS encoding glycoside hydrolase domain-containing protein yields the protein MKIGFKFLCLPLCFALIYNCSSDNKPGVEIPVAETTAPACQTTVESANQYTTFYKPTTGWVGDPMPFYENGKFHIFYLYDARNALPTFHPWYKVTTTDFSSFADNSEMIATGTANQQDGALGTGSVFKRNGVYYAFYTGHNGNLDPKEKIMLSMSTDLKNWTKDPSFLLQASWGYDRNEFRDPIVIEDKSTGTYKMLIATRSEVGIVTNSTVPWRAVIAQYSSVNLRDWTLEKPFYEDTTTFITECPDVFTMGDYQYLIYSNIDDRMVHYKYRLLTANTWISPINNKLDGIAFYAGKTVTDGTNRYITGWCPTKNKDIDSNNFDWAGSLVTHRIVQHPNGTLGIAIPNGVDNKFIINRALNSKISFGATKQGDAYTLKGNASEKAFSVFDRETGAFKIKTHIKATSSTQFGFEFGACGTRNEVFAIVFDLAKNQLRLDKVIKNASSINVTQLPLTVLASKEFDVTIISENSVCVIYINDEIAFTNRIYKMNQNPWAIFSDNGEVTFSDLKIFK from the coding sequence ATGAAAATAGGTTTTAAGTTTTTATGTCTTCCACTTTGTTTTGCATTGATTTATAATTGCAGTAGTGATAATAAACCAGGAGTTGAAATTCCGGTTGCCGAAACAACTGCGCCAGCTTGTCAGACGACTGTTGAATCGGCAAATCAGTATACCACTTTTTATAAACCAACTACTGGTTGGGTAGGAGATCCTATGCCATTTTATGAAAACGGAAAATTCCATATTTTCTATTTGTATGATGCCAGAAACGCCTTGCCTACGTTTCATCCTTGGTATAAAGTAACTACAACTGATTTTTCTTCATTTGCAGACAATAGCGAAATGATTGCCACAGGAACTGCGAATCAGCAGGATGGTGCATTGGGTACAGGATCCGTTTTTAAAAGGAATGGTGTTTATTATGCTTTCTATACAGGGCATAACGGAAATCTTGATCCCAAAGAAAAAATTATGCTTTCAATGTCTACGGATTTAAAAAATTGGACCAAAGATCCTTCTTTTTTATTGCAGGCTTCTTGGGGATATGATCGCAATGAATTTAGAGACCCAATCGTCATAGAAGATAAAAGTACAGGAACTTATAAAATGTTGATTGCAACACGTTCTGAGGTTGGTATAGTTACTAATAGTACTGTGCCATGGCGAGCAGTAATCGCTCAATATAGTTCTGTGAATTTGAGAGATTGGACTTTGGAAAAGCCATTTTATGAGGATACAACTACCTTTATTACTGAATGTCCTGATGTGTTCACGATGGGTGATTATCAGTATTTGATTTACTCAAATATTGATGATCGAATGGTACACTATAAATACCGTTTACTGACAGCTAATACTTGGATTTCTCCTATAAATAATAAGTTAGATGGGATTGCCTTTTATGCTGGAAAAACAGTTACAGATGGTACCAATCGATATATAACAGGATGGTGTCCTACGAAAAATAAAGATATTGATTCTAATAATTTTGATTGGGCTGGATCTCTTGTAACGCATCGAATTGTTCAGCATCCAAATGGAACATTAGGTATTGCGATACCTAATGGTGTAGATAACAAGTTTATTATTAATAGAGCTTTAAATTCGAAAATAAGTTTTGGAGCTACAAAGCAAGGAGATGCCTATACATTGAAGGGTAATGCTTCTGAAAAAGCATTTTCAGTGTTTGACAGAGAAACTGGAGCATTTAAAATTAAAACACATATAAAAGCGACATCATCCACTCAATTTGGTTTTGAATTTGGAGCCTGTGGGACACGAAATGAAGTATTTGCCATTGTATTCGATTTAGCCAAAAATCAATTAAGATTAGATAAGGTTATAAAAAATGCGTCCTCCATAAATGTAACGCAGCTTCCGCTAACTGTGTTGGCAAGTAAAGAGTTTGATGTTACAATCATTTCTGAAAATTCGGTATGTGTGATATACATTAATGACGAAATCGCTTTTACAAACCGTATCTATAAAATGAATCAGAATCCGTGGGCTATTTTTTCGGATAATGGTGAAGTCACTTTTTCAGACTTAAAAATTTTTAAATAA
- a CDS encoding substrate-binding domain-containing protein: MIRSIFFVLLLSFVLIQSSCNSSATDNRKITIGFSQSIDHDIWRKTMDHSMQVEASLHPEVNLTIYNANRSAKKQIYDIERFIADKVDVIIVSPFESDSIVPVIEKAREKGIPVIMVDRKANTPNYTAFLGADNIEVGRLAGKHIASISNGHATVVEIDADLKTSPGLERSIGFQQIVKQFPGIKVIITDSNDFGHPKSTFGKLLDSLPNIDYVYSFNDLIAYNAWKIAKLKGLENKIKFIGVDGLNGPFGGIQLVQDEILESTILYPTGGSEAIKLAMKIANQESVPKNNKLNTILINSLNADIMSNQYDKISKQQLDIEEQQSVIKKQVEKYSNQSNLLKLLFFLFILALGLAFFSIYSRITISRKKIELEERNKKIKSQRNEIRKYSEEIKQSNEARLNFFMGLSHEFKTPLTLILSSVESLSTELKTKGSSVNKEINLMYNNSRRLLRLINQLLDYRKVEDKKFVLRASNTNLLDFSNSIIVDFTREAKKRNIDFSLVSNNPELEVYIDRNLMDKVYFNLLSNAFKFTPENGKIAIKIREDKANNVVKISFKDSGIGIPENELNQVFNAFYQGSNNYRNSSGVGLHLSKSFIDLHKGTIEIISKNGTEFIITLQLGKAHLDEKNILKNLVLDIINQTDYLDEEVIQSSGTKTNEDKYSVLYIEDNKDLSDFISDKLSVQYNVYTSNGFDAIEQSLEIIPDVIICDLNLPGKNGFEICQILKKDLRTSHIPVLILTASDDPDSYLRALESGADVFLTKPFDLKVLSQSIKGLLFNREKLRFYYTNNILNIEDGDFGVSEQDFIRKLNDLIEKNLDNSGYTVEDLARSLTISRVQLYRKVKAILGISVSDYINNMRLDKSKELLKKSELNISEIAYAVGFSSPNYFSTSFKNKFGVTPKEYKSKK; encoded by the coding sequence ATGATAAGAAGTATCTTTTTTGTACTGCTTTTAAGTTTCGTTTTAATACAAAGTTCTTGTAATTCTTCAGCTACGGATAATCGTAAAATAACTATTGGTTTTTCTCAAAGTATAGATCATGATATTTGGAGAAAAACAATGGATCATAGTATGCAAGTAGAAGCCTCGCTTCATCCAGAAGTTAACTTGACTATTTACAATGCCAATCGTAGTGCAAAAAAGCAAATTTATGATATTGAAAGATTTATTGCTGATAAAGTGGATGTTATTATTGTTTCTCCTTTTGAATCAGACTCAATTGTCCCTGTAATAGAGAAAGCCAGAGAAAAAGGCATTCCAGTAATTATGGTGGATAGAAAGGCAAATACTCCAAATTATACCGCATTTTTAGGAGCAGATAATATTGAAGTTGGGCGATTAGCGGGTAAGCATATTGCTTCCATTTCCAACGGACATGCTACTGTGGTTGAAATTGATGCAGATTTAAAAACATCTCCTGGGCTTGAAAGAAGTATAGGATTTCAACAAATTGTTAAGCAATTTCCTGGAATTAAAGTTATTATTACTGACTCTAATGACTTTGGGCATCCTAAATCAACTTTTGGTAAATTATTAGACAGTTTGCCAAATATAGATTATGTCTATTCTTTTAATGATTTGATTGCTTATAATGCATGGAAGATAGCCAAGTTAAAGGGTTTAGAAAATAAAATAAAATTTATTGGGGTCGATGGACTTAATGGACCATTTGGAGGGATTCAGCTTGTTCAGGACGAAATACTGGAATCTACCATTTTATACCCCACAGGAGGGAGCGAAGCTATCAAATTGGCAATGAAAATAGCGAATCAAGAGAGTGTACCCAAAAATAATAAACTCAATACCATATTGATAAATTCTCTTAATGCAGATATTATGAGTAATCAATATGATAAAATATCAAAGCAACAACTTGATATTGAGGAACAACAAAGTGTTATCAAAAAACAAGTAGAGAAATATTCAAATCAAAGTAACCTTTTAAAGCTTTTATTTTTTCTATTTATCTTGGCATTAGGTTTAGCTTTTTTTAGTATTTATTCCCGTATAACAATAAGTCGTAAAAAGATTGAATTAGAAGAGAGAAATAAAAAAATTAAAAGTCAAAGAAATGAAATTAGAAAATACTCGGAAGAAATAAAACAAAGTAATGAAGCACGTTTGAATTTTTTTATGGGTTTGTCTCATGAATTTAAAACGCCTCTGACTCTAATTTTGAGTTCGGTCGAATCTTTGAGTACTGAATTAAAAACTAAGGGGAGTTCAGTAAATAAAGAGATTAATTTGATGTATAATAATTCCAGAAGGCTACTCCGTTTAATTAATCAGCTATTGGATTATAGAAAAGTGGAAGATAAAAAATTTGTACTAAGGGCTTCAAATACTAATTTATTGGATTTTTCAAATAGTATTATTGTCGATTTTACAAGAGAAGCTAAGAAGCGTAATATCGACTTCTCCTTGGTGTCAAATAATCCTGAACTTGAAGTTTATATTGATCGCAATTTAATGGATAAAGTCTATTTTAATTTACTGTCGAATGCATTTAAATTTACACCTGAAAATGGTAAAATCGCAATAAAAATACGAGAAGATAAAGCTAATAATGTAGTAAAAATATCTTTTAAAGATTCGGGAATAGGAATCCCAGAAAACGAATTAAATCAAGTTTTTAATGCCTTTTACCAAGGGTCGAATAATTATAGAAATAGCTCAGGGGTTGGGTTGCATTTGTCAAAAAGTTTTATTGATTTGCATAAGGGAACTATAGAGATTATTTCTAAAAATGGGACTGAATTTATAATAACATTACAATTAGGAAAAGCACATCTTGACGAAAAGAATATTCTAAAGAATCTGGTTTTAGACATCATTAATCAAACGGATTATTTGGATGAGGAGGTAATTCAAAGTTCAGGTACCAAAACTAATGAGGATAAATATTCTGTTTTGTATATTGAAGATAATAAGGATTTATCTGATTTTATTTCAGATAAATTGTCTGTACAGTATAACGTATACACCTCTAATGGATTTGATGCTATTGAGCAATCGTTGGAAATAATACCGGATGTTATTATTTGTGATTTAAACTTACCTGGAAAAAACGGTTTTGAAATATGTCAAATTTTAAAGAAAGATCTTAGAACTTCACATATTCCAGTTTTGATACTGACCGCCTCAGACGATCCAGATTCTTATTTAAGGGCATTAGAGAGTGGTGCTGATGTGTTCTTAACAAAACCTTTTGATTTAAAAGTGTTGTCTCAATCTATAAAAGGGTTGCTTTTTAATAGAGAGAAACTTCGATTTTATTATACAAATAATATTTTAAATATTGAGGATGGTGATTTTGGTGTTTCTGAACAAGATTTTATAAGAAAGTTAAATGATCTTATTGAAAAAAACTTGGATAATTCTGGTTACACTGTTGAAGATCTTGCACGAAGTTTAACTATTTCTAGGGTACAATTGTATCGAAAAGTGAAAGCTATATTAGGAATAAGTGTAAGTGACTATATAAATAATATGCGATTAGATAAATCAAAGGAGCTACTGAAAAAGTCAGAATTAAACATTTCAGAAATTGCCTATGCAGTGGGTTTCTCTTCACCAAATTATTTTTCAACTTCCTTTAAAAATAAATTTGGAGTTACACCTAAAGAATACAAAAGTAAAAAGTAG
- a CDS encoding CBS domain-containing protein, which translates to MKSIVPVSEIMTRNIIKLNLSDELTKAEDLFKKHKIRHIPVVSDGKIIGMLSYTDLLRVSYADVVEKEADEVESIVFNMFSIRQVMTKEIVIISPETTIKETAEILSKNEFHALPVCENGVLMGIVTTTDLIKYFVEQYE; encoded by the coding sequence ATGAAAAGTATAGTTCCGGTTTCAGAGATTATGACCAGAAACATAATTAAATTGAATCTTTCTGACGAATTGACTAAAGCAGAAGATTTATTTAAAAAGCATAAAATTAGACATATTCCAGTAGTGAGTGATGGTAAAATTATTGGGATGCTAAGTTATACTGATTTGCTGAGAGTCTCTTATGCAGATGTTGTTGAAAAGGAAGCAGATGAAGTAGAGTCAATCGTTTTTAATATGTTTTCAATTCGGCAAGTAATGACCAAAGAAATTGTGATTATTAGCCCAGAGACCACAATAAAAGAAACAGCTGAAATTCTATCCAAAAATGAATTTCACGCACTGCCAGTTTGTGAGAATGGTGTTTTAATGGGGATTGTAACTACAACGGATTTAATTAAATATTTTGTGGAGCAATATGAATAG
- a CDS encoding tetratricopeptide repeat protein: MNKIFIALTFIICIKANSQIASDYYTSGNNKNLLKDYKEAVKDYSKAIELKPNFSKAYYSRALVENIQKEYKDALKDLSKVIEIDPNHSKAYYSRAATKSILKDYNGAIEDYSKAIEIDPKFSKAYNDRAELKFKLNQTESGCSDLNKAAELGYPYPFDYIKKRCK; the protein is encoded by the coding sequence ATGAACAAAATTTTTATTGCGCTTACCTTTATTATTTGTATAAAAGCCAATTCTCAAATAGCTAGTGACTACTACACATCAGGGAATAACAAAAACCTATTAAAAGATTACAAAGAAGCAGTTAAAGATTACAGTAAAGCCATTGAACTAAAACCCAACTTTAGCAAAGCTTACTACTCAAGAGCACTAGTAGAAAACATTCAAAAAGAGTACAAAGACGCTCTTAAAGATTTATCTAAAGTGATAGAAATTGATCCAAATCATAGCAAAGCATATTATTCTAGAGCAGCTACTAAAAGTATTTTGAAAGATTATAACGGCGCGATTGAAGATTATTCTAAGGCTATTGAAATAGATCCGAAATTTAGCAAAGCGTATAATGACCGGGCTGAATTGAAGTTTAAATTAAACCAAACAGAAAGTGGCTGTAGTGATTTAAATAAAGCAGCTGAACTTGGCTATCCCTACCCCTTTGATTACATTAAGAAAAGGTGCAAATAA
- a CDS encoding GatB/YqeY domain-containing protein — protein sequence MSLSVQIMDEMKTAMRAKDTVALEALRAIKSEILLAQTATGSKEEITEDDEVKLLQRLVKTRKESARIFTEQNRLDLAEPELAQIAVIEKFLPAQLTEAEVEVVIAKIIAETGAVGIASMGKVMGLAAAQLGGTAEGKVISTIVKKLLT from the coding sequence ATGAGTTTATCAGTACAAATCATGGACGAAATGAAAACCGCCATGAGAGCCAAAGATACAGTTGCATTAGAAGCTTTAAGAGCTATTAAATCTGAGATCCTTTTAGCTCAGACAGCAACGGGATCAAAAGAAGAAATTACCGAAGATGACGAAGTTAAATTACTACAAAGATTAGTGAAAACCCGTAAGGAAAGTGCTAGAATTTTCACAGAACAAAATCGTTTGGATTTGGCCGAACCAGAATTGGCTCAAATTGCAGTAATCGAAAAATTCTTACCTGCACAATTAACAGAAGCTGAAGTAGAAGTAGTGATAGCAAAAATAATTGCCGAAACTGGAGCTGTTGGTATTGCATCAATGGGGAAAGTAATGGGATTAGCTGCTGCTCAATTAGGTGGTACTGCCGAAGGGAAAGTTATTTCTACAATAGTGAAAAAACTATTGACATAA
- the ftsZ gene encoding cell division protein FtsZ, translating to MMSNSEFGSISFDLPKNQSNVIKVIGVGGGGSNAINHMFKQGIKGVDFIVCNTDSQALQSSSVPNKIQLGVNLTEGLGAGANPDVGQQSAIESIAEIEKMLDRNTKMVFITAGMGGGTGTGAAPVIAQLAKEREILTVGIVTLPFLFEGKVRQEQAKIGIEKLRKQVDSLIVINNNKLREVYGNLGFKAGFSKADEVLATASRGIAEVITHHYTQNIDLRDAKTVLSNSGTAIMGSAVAEGENRAKEAIISALDSPLLNDNKITGAKNVLLLIVSGTNEITLDEIGEINDHIQNEAGHNANIIMGVGEDETLGDAIAVTIIATGFDIEQQNGIVNTEPKKIIHALEDEQSNVYNLSKNAVPAFDLNTESPKSNSDERIVFDLLEDKVVPEAIVPVPGNEGLLAMSEFIKNLDVTFEIVSPIKDIDFTFTAPKQVEAEGQQPKVIERQEQTTFSFDLPIAKPEPVAEIKEEKVLFELTNETREIKVNQPVQFVPVTELSDNGIIKYSLEEYMEAENELISSKPVAKVVEEVIPAELNITMKQVDKSVNAPSHFEEISPMEMTIEETLRLRADERRKKLKEFNYKFHNNVSKVDEYEREPAYKRLGIDISNTQSNNTNSRISVGTDSNNDLQLRSNNSYLHDNVD from the coding sequence ATGATGAGCAACTCAGAATTTGGAAGTATTTCATTTGATTTACCAAAAAACCAATCAAATGTAATCAAAGTAATTGGTGTAGGTGGAGGTGGAAGTAACGCTATAAACCACATGTTTAAGCAAGGAATTAAAGGGGTGGACTTTATTGTATGTAATACTGATTCTCAGGCATTACAAAGTAGTTCAGTACCTAATAAAATTCAGTTAGGGGTAAACTTGACTGAAGGACTTGGTGCTGGTGCTAATCCTGATGTAGGGCAGCAATCAGCTATTGAGAGCATTGCTGAAATTGAAAAAATGTTGGACCGCAATACTAAGATGGTTTTCATCACAGCTGGAATGGGTGGTGGTACTGGAACAGGTGCTGCGCCGGTTATTGCTCAATTAGCCAAAGAGAGAGAAATTCTTACTGTAGGTATTGTAACACTTCCATTCTTATTTGAAGGAAAAGTGCGTCAAGAACAAGCGAAAATTGGAATAGAAAAATTACGCAAGCAGGTAGATTCTTTAATCGTTATTAATAATAATAAATTAAGAGAAGTATATGGTAATCTTGGTTTCAAAGCAGGATTTTCAAAAGCGGATGAAGTTTTAGCAACTGCCTCAAGAGGTATTGCTGAAGTGATAACACATCACTACACTCAAAATATCGATTTACGTGATGCGAAGACCGTTTTGTCTAATAGTGGAACTGCAATTATGGGTTCGGCTGTTGCTGAAGGAGAAAATAGAGCAAAAGAAGCTATTATTTCTGCTTTAGATTCTCCATTATTGAATGATAACAAAATCACAGGTGCCAAAAACGTATTGTTGCTCATCGTTTCTGGAACTAATGAAATCACTTTAGATGAAATCGGAGAAATCAATGACCACATTCAAAATGAAGCAGGTCACAATGCCAATATTATTATGGGTGTTGGTGAAGATGAAACTCTTGGTGATGCTATTGCAGTTACTATAATTGCAACAGGTTTTGATATTGAACAACAAAATGGAATCGTAAATACGGAGCCGAAAAAAATAATTCATGCACTAGAGGATGAACAAAGTAATGTTTATAATCTATCAAAAAATGCGGTACCTGCTTTTGATTTAAATACAGAATCACCAAAATCAAATTCCGATGAAAGAATCGTATTTGATTTGTTAGAAGACAAAGTCGTGCCTGAAGCAATTGTTCCAGTTCCAGGAAACGAAGGTTTATTGGCCATGTCTGAGTTTATTAAGAACTTAGATGTTACTTTTGAAATCGTTTCTCCTATTAAAGATATTGATTTTACATTTACAGCTCCAAAACAAGTAGAAGCAGAAGGGCAACAGCCTAAAGTAATTGAAAGACAAGAGCAAACAACATTTTCTTTTGACTTGCCAATTGCAAAACCTGAGCCAGTTGCAGAAATAAAAGAAGAGAAAGTTTTATTTGAATTGACAAATGAAACACGTGAGATAAAAGTGAATCAACCCGTTCAATTTGTTCCAGTAACTGAATTGTCTGATAATGGAATCATTAAATATTCTCTTGAGGAGTATATGGAAGCGGAGAATGAATTGATTTCTTCAAAACCAGTTGCTAAAGTTGTGGAAGAAGTGATACCAGCTGAATTGAATATCACAATGAAGCAAGTGGATAAAAGTGTAAATGCTCCTTCTCATTTTGAGGAGATATCTCCAATGGAAATGACAATTGAGGAAACATTGAGGCTAAGAGCTGATGAGAGAAGAAAAAAGCTAAAAGAATTCAACTATAAGTTTCATAATAATGTTTCTAAAGTGGATGAATATGAAAGAGAACCTGCTTACAAAAGGTTAGGAATAGATATCTCAAATACACAGTCAAACAATACAAATTCTAGAATTTCTGTTGGTACAGACAGCAATAATGATTTACAGCTGCGTTCAAATAATTCTTATTTACATGACAATGTAGATTAA
- the ftsA gene encoding cell division protein FtsA, whose amino-acid sequence MEKENIAVGLDIGTTKIVAMIGKKNEYGKLEILGVGKSKSLGVARGVVNNITQTIQSIQQAIHEAENNSGYKIKDVVVGIAGQHIRSIQHTDYISRSNPEEVIGGDDIQLLIDQVNKLAMLPGEEIIHVLPQEFKIDGQSEIKEPIGMYGGRLESSFHVVVGQASSIRNVGRCIQSSGIELSGLTLEPLASSDAVLSQEEKEAGVALIDIGGGTTDLAIFKDGIIRHTAVIPFGGNVISDDIKEGCSIIEKQAELLKVKFGSAWPGENKDNEIVSIPGLRGREPKEISLKNLSKIIHARVVEIVEQVFTEIKAYGHEDPRKKLIAGIVLTGGGAQLKHIKQLVEYITGMDTRIGYPNEHLAGDSDEEFSSPLYATAVGLVMNSIENKTQSAIRKEEVPQPKAPVYRAPIAESYQDIPEENEEEKRINHAKKEESTGDKIKRSFFDRYVDKIKDFLDNAE is encoded by the coding sequence ATGGAAAAAGAGAATATTGCAGTGGGTCTAGATATTGGGACTACCAAGATTGTTGCCATGATTGGCAAAAAAAACGAATATGGTAAACTTGAAATTTTAGGCGTAGGTAAATCTAAAAGTTTGGGTGTTGCAAGAGGTGTTGTAAATAATATTACTCAAACAATTCAGTCCATTCAGCAAGCAATACATGAAGCAGAAAATAATTCAGGGTATAAAATAAAAGATGTAGTTGTAGGAATTGCTGGACAGCACATCCGAAGTATTCAGCATACTGATTATATCAGCAGAAGTAATCCAGAAGAAGTGATAGGTGGTGATGATATTCAATTGCTAATTGATCAAGTAAATAAGTTGGCCATGTTACCTGGAGAAGAAATAATCCATGTTTTACCACAAGAATTTAAAATTGATGGGCAGTCTGAAATTAAAGAGCCAATAGGGATGTACGGTGGCAGACTAGAATCTAGTTTTCATGTTGTTGTTGGTCAAGCGTCCTCTATAAGAAATGTGGGTCGTTGTATTCAGAGTTCGGGGATTGAATTATCTGGATTGACATTAGAACCATTAGCATCTTCAGATGCAGTCCTAAGTCAAGAAGAAAAAGAAGCGGGTGTAGCTTTGATTGATATAGGTGGAGGAACAACAGATTTAGCTATTTTTAAAGACGGGATTATTCGTCATACAGCAGTAATTCCTTTTGGTGGAAATGTAATTTCTGATGATATAAAAGAAGGGTGTTCTATTATTGAAAAACAAGCAGAATTATTAAAAGTAAAGTTTGGTTCAGCTTGGCCAGGTGAAAATAAAGACAATGAAATTGTTTCTATACCTGGATTAAGAGGGAGAGAACCTAAAGAAATTTCTTTAAAGAATTTGTCAAAAATAATCCACGCACGCGTTGTTGAAATTGTGGAGCAAGTTTTTACTGAAATTAAAGCGTATGGTCATGAAGATCCTCGTAAAAAACTAATTGCAGGAATAGTACTTACTGGTGGTGGAGCACAATTAAAGCATATTAAGCAGTTAGTGGAATATATTACTGGAATGGATACTAGAATTGGATATCCTAATGAGCATTTAGCAGGTGATTCTGATGAAGAGTTTTCAAGCCCATTATATGCTACGGCTGTAGGATTAGTAATGAATAGCATTGAAAATAAAACGCAAAGCGCTATTAGAAAGGAAGAGGTGCCACAACCAAAAGCTCCAGTTTATCGTGCCCCAATTGCCGAAAGTTATCAGGATATTCCTGAAGAAAATGAAGAAGAAAAAAGGATTAATCATGCCAAGAAGGAAGAGTCTACAGGAGATAAAATAAAAAGATCTTTTTTTGACCGATATGTAGATAAGATTAAAGATTTTTTAGACAACGCGGAATAG
- a CDS encoding cell division protein FtsQ/DivIB: MRIFNWTNIRLFLMLGLVIFLFSFTSNRNEHRKLKKSVVVFVGDNALFVKRETVNKLLIENKENASSIEKDKLDLNKLERILDSNAMIEKSDVFVSIDRVLKAVVKQKTPIARVFEGDHSFYVDYEGGRMPLSDNFTARVLLVSGEINKKNSEDLAQLFHVIYDDDFLKKNIIAIQIMPNGSLKMFNRNFNYQIDFGRLVNVEQKFKDYKAFFQKAVLDSSLYKYKKIDLRFTKQVVCTK, translated from the coding sequence ATGAGAATATTTAACTGGACAAATATTAGATTATTTCTTATGTTAGGATTAGTAATTTTCCTGTTTTCATTTACGTCAAATCGAAATGAACATAGAAAATTAAAGAAATCCGTAGTTGTTTTTGTAGGAGATAACGCTCTTTTTGTGAAAAGAGAAACGGTTAATAAATTGTTAATAGAAAATAAAGAGAATGCTTCAAGCATTGAAAAAGATAAATTAGATTTGAATAAGCTGGAAAGGATACTGGATTCAAATGCTATGATTGAGAAATCAGATGTGTTTGTAAGTATTGATCGTGTTCTAAAAGCAGTAGTAAAACAAAAGACTCCTATAGCAAGGGTTTTCGAAGGTGACCACTCTTTTTATGTTGACTATGAAGGGGGTAGGATGCCATTATCAGATAATTTTACAGCTAGAGTTCTACTTGTTTCGGGGGAGATAAATAAAAAAAATAGCGAAGATTTAGCTCAATTATTTCATGTAATTTATGACGATGATTTTTTGAAAAAAAACATCATTGCAATTCAAATTATGCCTAATGGGAGCTTAAAAATGTTCAATAGAAATTTTAATTATCAAATTGATTTTGGAAGATTGGTAAATGTGGAACAAAAATTCAAAGATTACAAGGCCTTTTTTCAAAAAGCAGTTTTAGATAGTTCTTTATATAAATATAAAAAGATTGACCTGAGATTTACTAAACAAGTAGTTTGTACAAAATAA